ACCCATAAAtgtggttaaaaataaaaattttcatcAAACATggaatttaatgttttttaaatcgcTACTGAAAGAATCTTTCCAAACATGTAGGTGCAGCAGCGTTTAGAACGTCAGTAAAAATCGACAGCGGACGCCTCCTCGTCTCAGAGACGCTCCAGATCCGAGGCTCCTCCCCTCAGCCACGCCTCCTCCTCACTCTCCTCCTGTTTCGCTTTAAGGATGTTTGAGTTGATTCATCACTGCATCAAcaaaagatttatttatatcattagAATTTTCCTAAATCTTGTCCTTGAAAAAACAACCATTTACAGGAGAAACTGACCAATCGGGGCCCTCGTGCAGCTCAGGTATGGTCATCAAAGCTgccacctgattggctgaactggtCCTGACATGTGGAGAGATTGATTTCACGGTTGAGGCTTGTTTCTGGGTTTTAAGTTCATGTTTTTTACTCAAGGGATCTGATTCCTGATTGATCACaacaaatttttatttctcttttcacCCGCGCTACGACTTCTTGTGTAACTAAAGACTTTTGTGTAATGCATGATTAAtacaataaaagtattttttctaGTCTTCCGAaaaagttgattaaaaaaacagttctgATCAGTTTGCGAGTTTTGATGAGTTTttgtaaggttttttttttttgattcacAACTTATGAAACAGCAGATTTGAAAGATTGTACCACATAGCAGAATaaactgtatataaaatgtCTATAATAACTATTAAATGGTGTACCTGtacagaagctgctgctgcgccGCTTGTCATTCTGTATGAACGCCActtttgtatgaaaaaaaacgAAACCACAgatctccatcttcttctctgGGTTCAGGGTGGTGGGAACTTTCATGTCCTTCACCAGACCTGAGTAGGTTGGTCTTCTGGTCCAGCTGGGCATCCAGCTAATGCATCTTCTTTTCCTGGGACCAGGAGGTGCCACGTTTGTGCAGCTCCACCTTCTCCAGGAAAGCCGTTTATATTATCGTCATTTTTCTGCCACGCAAAGTCCACACGAGAGACAATAGctgtgatcagttcaccttAGTTAAGTTTTTCggggatgtgggaggaagccggagtacccggagagaacccaccaTGAACCCGctggtaaataataaataagctGCTCTGCTGAGCGGATGAGCGTGTGCTCATCCGTCTAATTTCTCATAGACAAAACGAATAATCGTTTAACACTTAAATTGCCTGTTTTTGGAAGTCAGAGGAACCTGGAGAGATTCCATGCAGATACGTGTACAACGTGGAAACTGCACTCAAACACGAtcatccatctgttttcttttagacgtaatcgtctcgtcttcagtcCGTTTCCACCATCAGCTGGAATCTTCCTGCCTCTGGTCACTATTTCCTTGATAAGTAATAACCTACACTGACCAGTCCTCCTACCACAGTGGTGGTTAACCCCACTTTGAACCACGAAAACCCTGAAAGTTTTGTCTTGGTAGATACCATCTCGGGAGACTTGTCTTTATACTCAAGTGCTACTTTTATTGCGATAAGATTTTTCAGTTTCTCCCGCTGGTCCTGGATCTCCTGCTCAACCATCTCCAGGTCCATGTGGTAACAAGTCTCAGGAATATTGAGGACGGCTTCCGCGTTCATTCCGTCTGTAGTGCCCGACTTCTATCAGCTGTAATATATCATCCTGCTTCCTTTGATCACTGGATCAATtttctttgatcaggatcttaATATCTTCTTGTCATCATTTGATCTTTGATCCGTTATCTGTGTTTATTGGAGGAAGGATTAAGGAACTGTTggtgtcgccccctgctggtcaatGGGAGCTACAAACCAGTGCCCCAACTCGATGCAATCTCGTCGGATTGAGTTGGGGTAACACAAACGAGATGAGTTGTGTTCCTCTGGACTGTCCTTATATTCTGTTGTCATCGTAAACTCGCAACTGATTGGTCGACCCTTTCAGCACGTGCAAACGGACCCTCATAAACACGAGAAAAAAGTCAGGAGTCTAGATGACCCCGGGCGATAACGGATCACTGTGACAAcactttattttcacatttaatcaaataaaatgttaaaagtaaCGTTGACAAGACATCCCACGCAAAACCACAACGTTAAATTATAATTCGCGACACTCCTGCAGTCCTACAACGAGTGGGCGATGGCGTGAACGGCCTCGATGACGGTGTAGCGTCGGTTTGTGTCCGTTGGGGTGACGACGATGACGGGGGCGGGGTTCACACCCAGCAGAGCGCCGGGTCCATCCAGGGTGTTGTCGTTGACGGTCATGGCGTCCAGGTGTTGACGCAGCAGAAGCTTCAGCTGCTTGTTCTCTCTTCTCAGctcatctttgtgtttcttcaacGCTTCCCCCTTCAGCAGCGCCGTGTTCAGGCGCCGCATCAAAGGTTGGAGCGCCGGAAAGTCTGGAGCGTCCTACAAAAAGAGTACGGTCAGTCTCTAGTCTTTCGGTATCTGTCCTCAGAGAAGACGTTAACGACCACAAGAGAAACTAAATCGCTCCTCACCGGTTGGGGTTCCGGCCCGGTGGACTCTGGTCTCTGTTCCTCCGTAGAGACCAACAGCCCACACTTCCTTTCTAGCTTGTTGCAGATTTCTATACGACGTAAAATCCTCTCGCCCTGGATAACACAGAATGAGGAGATGAATGAGAACAATCTGAGACATGGACATGTGGACGTGTTCAGGTGTGAGATCCTTCACCTTGTCAAGAGTCGCCTGCAGCTTCTTCTTAGCCTTGTTGCTCTGGACGACGAGGTCTGTGAGCTGCTGCCTCGTGGTTTTCTTATTCTGCCTGAGCTGCTCCCGAACCTGTTGAGTCTTTTGCTTCACTTGACTTTGGTGTTCCGTCATATCCTGTTCCTCCAGCTGGGTTTCTACTATGTTAGAGTTCTTCAGTTCCCTCAACTTCTTGACGAAATCCTGGGAAAGAAACGAGCTTTAACAGTCTGGACAGAAGGTAAACGTGACACGACttataaaagtaataaaaattgtaatagaaaaatattttttttctttaaatgcatTAGATCTTTTCAACTACTTGAGACTTATCCATAGATGTAAAgtgtattataattattttttgtattattatgtTTATATGGACTTTATCGTTAGAATCTTGATATTTTCCAATGGgtaaaaaaatgcaattatttgaaaaaatgaGGTGCAAACTTAAATACTTCTGATAAGATTATTGCAGCCCTGACCATGCCAATAATTGATACcaatattcattttaatgcattgttagtttttggtacaaagagaattttaaaatttacacaACGTGTCATCGTGTGAAAAACATGACGTCTCATAAAagtgtgattaaaaaatgtaatgcataaataattttttcttcaaatgcaTCCGCTCATTGAACATCTGTGACCTATCCACACATATAAACAACGATGCTCACACCTTTGGAGTTGCATGTTTTGGAAGTGCgtggaacccggagagaacccacgcagaaatGAGAACGTGGAAACTGGACTCGAACAAAAAATCAGTCCACCCTATTTTCTTTTAGATGTAATCGTCTTGTCATCAGTCCATTTCCACCATCAGCTGGACTCTTCCTGCCTCTGGTGGTTATTtcttgtaataataataacccacACTGACCAGTCCTCCTACCACAGCAGTGGTTAACCCCACTTTAAACCAGGGAAACCCTGAAAGTTTTGTCTCGGTAGGATTTGTCTCataaggttttattttattttcaagtgcTATTTTGATGGCGATGAGATTTTTCAATTTCCCCCGCTGGTCCTGGATCTCCTCCTCAATCCTTTCCAGATCCAGGTGGTGACAAATCTCAGGAATATTGAGGATAAGGTCAGAGTTCATTCTGTTTGTAGTTCTCAACGTCTAACAGCTGTAAAATATCATCCTGCTTCCTTTAATCCTAGGATGTCTTTTCTGTAATCAGGACTTTTGATCTTCCTGTCATCATTTGATCTTTGATCCACCTCAGAACTTACAGGACTTCAAGGATCTTCTGCTAACACCCCAGCCCACCGGGGAATCCACGCATCGATGGGTCAACGATCCACTAACTAAAATCACAGTCATATTAAAGGCTCGTCACTGACCTGCAGTCTCTTCAACCTCTCGGTGAAGACATCGAGTTCTTGAGCCGCCTGCTGGTTCTTGGCGCTCCGCTCATTGAACACCTTCAACTCTTCGTTGTAAATCATCTCAAGCTCTTTCTTCTCCATCAGCTGCTCTTTATCCACCTGACTCAGTTTAGCTACCTGtccaaagagaggaggaaaaccaCACATGTGCATCACGACACCTGTGAACACCTGAACAACACAGGTGAGAAGGAACTGGTTGGCCACATACCATATCACTGGTATCACACTCCTGTGCTGTGATGATGTCTCTGTAGAGTCTGTGGGTTTCTGTCATCTCTGCTTGGCGGCGCTGCTTCAACATGAACGCTGCGTCTTCCAGCCGGGCTCTCCGCTGCTCGGCGTTTGTCCACATCTGAtccctgaaacaggaagttgacgcCAAAGAGATTCTGGATCATCCTGCATAACATCCGAAACTTGGTAAAgaatgatgttgtatccatccaccaactagcctccaggctaaactgaagaTAACCCTTCCCAACTCTGAACTATACTTTGTTtgttatgaatgcattttccaATAATATTTGGTCAATACTTATCTTTTAGAAGTTTAGAAACAAataagtgtatttttttaatatggaaaaggaaaaaaaattaacttacGAATACAATTTGGTGCTTTACCATACATCACggatactttatttatgaataaatgatcaaataaaatccttttctaaggttataaaacaaatacagggACTATAATTCTTTATGTCGGTCCTCAGACTGACCTCTCAGAGCTGGACTTTGTGGTGAGGTTCTGCAGGACGTTTTCAAAGTGCTGCTGGATCGACGTCACCTGCTGGttgtgctgagtcagcagacGCTCCAGGTTCTGCAGGTGAAGCCGCCGGATGTGATCCGACCTGCGATCCGCCTCCTGCAGGTCGAGCTTCAGGCTctgcaggacaaacaggaagtgaggctgAGAGTCCAGGTGTGTTCAAGGTCAGGGTCAGGATTACCTGTAGGACGCTGTCCAGGTGGTCCACCTGCCTCTCAAACGTCTGCCTGGCCACCGTGACGTCATCACGCAGCTCGGCGGCTCGACTCTGGCGGAGGACGgacctccatccatcatccagctTCAGCAGGTTCACCGCGgtgttcctctcctccctctgcaGCTTGTCCTGATTCGACAGGATGACAACCGGTTTAAACGTCGGAGCGTTTGAAAGATGACGTCAGCGGCTCGGCTCGGAcgtgaggatgaagatgatgaaggtgagCGAGCGGACCGGTCCTCCGGTACCTTCAGGAACAGCGTGAacacctcctctctcttcttggCGTTCTCCTCTGCAGCCTGAGCGGATCTGTGCAGAGACATCAGCCTCTCCTCCGTCCTCCcgcctccttttcctcctcttcctcctcttcctccacttcctcctttaCCCCCACCTGGCTTTGCTTTCTTTGGCATGAtgacccctcctcctcctcttcctccacctctaaCACCTGAATGAACGTGAAGGTTAATCCGATTAATTTAATCCAGAACAGATAAAGACTTTTTTTACTACATTCGGAGTGTTGGTTCCGTGTAATTTCcgtgttatttattttagtgttatttattttatcattcatccACCGGTGGGTGTTCCTCTAAGGGTCTGACGTCAGACACACGCAGAACAACTTTCATATAGCAACAAATCATctttcctgtctcacctgtgaAGACGACAAAACGAGCGAGTCAGACTTCCGGAAGTCGCGTTTGTTTACCGTCTCTAAGCAACGGCGTGTGACAGACCAAACCAACAGATCAGGACTCACGTAACAACCTCAGGCTATTTACTGACTCATTCCTGCCAGAAATAATATCAACAATC
The Antennarius striatus isolate MH-2024 chromosome 17, ASM4005453v1, whole genome shotgun sequence genome window above contains:
- the LOC137611160 gene encoding dynein regulatory complex subunit 2-like, with product MPKKAKPGGGKGGSGGRGGRGGKGGGRTEERLMSLHRSAQAAEENAKKREEVFTLFLKDKLQREERNTAVNLLKLDDGWRSVLRQSRAAELRDDVTVARQTFERQVDHLDSVLQSLKLDLQEADRRSDHIRRLHLQNLERLLTQHNQQVTSIQQHFENVLQNLTTKSSSERDQMWTNAEQRRARLEDAAFMLKQRRQAEMTETHRLYRDIITAQECDTSDMVAKLSQVDKEQLMEKKELEMIYNEELKVFNERSAKNQQAAQELDVFTERLKRLQDFVKKLRELKNSNIVETQLEEQDMTEHQSQVKQKTQQVREQLRQNKKTTRQQLTDLVVQSNKAKKKLQATLDKGERILRRIEICNKLERKCGLLVSTEEQRPESTGPEPQPDAPDFPALQPLMRRLNTALLKGEALKKHKDELRRENKQLKLLLRQHLDAMTVNDNTLDGPGALLGVNPAPVIVVTPTDTNRRYTVIEAVHAIAHSL